The following are from one region of the Trichoderma breve strain T069 chromosome 5, whole genome shotgun sequence genome:
- a CDS encoding kinesin motor domain-containing protein yields MATSPPDSPSPAHKLQRPLSAIATRPQPRSTSRLSMNSKQGGESRASDEDNRTAVRVAVRVRPALNPEDPGYDLIPQRFQRPMVHVTSNTSLSIDSPQGRKLFVFDRVFGPDVMQDGIWEYLTDSINAFTQGYNVSLLAYGQSGAGKSYTMGTASATENPDDMGVIPRAAAALFEKLDQNNLGDRNWALTATYVEIYNETLRDLLVADTTPLNDRTSVAIREDVKGNIILTGLHQVDITCVDDLLNALAFGSSIRQTDATAINAKSSRSHAVFSLNLVQRKNKFSNSDKRHSMPLEAMSGQDISVTTDSKLHFVDLAGSERLKNTGAQGERAKEGISINAGLAALGKDSLGGNAITYMIACVTPPEFHLSETLNTVQYAQRARAIQSKPRIQQVEEGDKNAIIERLKAEVAFLREQIRSANGQGDLPPRSANRSSERSERQNEREAELQNQLLDLQENYGTLNNRHARLIAEMAKARESEHQHHLQLDELQEENATDRLNRSNSFAQSVEQVVLEYEKTIQTLEQSLSKTRTTLSNTETNLLEKETKCAYVETINSQLQSRIQKLMDREASTESYLHDLEAKLDGHSTGEEKNSAIIVELRKEITRIRENESASEDYISTLEERLAEADQDAELMQREIERLEQVIERQRSLGKLDALLHELDHVDESKLRDSDDSTKAESADGHDRQLAQDKDQENEIEEATSKLAPVVENDEDAVIAATNQAFAQSKFVADKLELVTRELFDLRTEHETTVHDYGRLHAKYEEAMRKMSELQDTIDEARYPDRLRHSIISVDAATETRPESFQSVQTSYAKDDIRSSAHRSLSSELSSVMDSPITADTTHLDLESEDDTATAKPAASVEDLTRELAQHVELHEQHGQDELEEQTEHVEQHEQLESKEQPEYVEKTEDVAEHEHVQPVELKEPIELKAQVEHKELAEPVELVESKEVVEPKEHVEHVEQVQAQEAQQFEFFVQHDDAEIQVPAEQYEQADRTEQNEQLAMELERLRVLAEEKENAERELAVKYAQLELKHNETLDMVEELKTEVTKARTVDNGPRVIRRKSSQNLLGVDRAQRSFVYLRNLAAENFEGRPETMQSFELNLNSAMHELQSRSERIQELESDVAAAKKEMESKMAIISGLARERSSLKASPVDMSMVATLRGQLEQSERQLYDLREAHAVRERELTSEVEVLRKSVASTPTREFMPSDEEEADVPYNERVSTLQAELAGWENKHHAALVSMRSTEKEMQATIQQLEAQVDAANAQLAESQSRAAAEKDADAEEAKKEVVKQQELIEFLRQEIDEYKAVISSNNAKVAELESLHLSARAAMDDMSKIHSSVTAETTARHQELSAKLEELIASHEDATKAHQEEMDALKQSHARELAELKDHEQTSYEKQVEVLMTEHSEAIFRLETDLAQSRDELTRVATQIAAVFGAEMPLEKLGERIEALVANQNAVEAERKKMGELTSHVTELSNINESLVRDLEGVKTAIAGLLPGGTEAKAGPLVDQLAAVKAKVEDLDGRNKKNSRLIEELEEQLQHNFDEVQVTNNRLSSLQSERNAQLDEALSSRIKLQTELETVREEYAALQIKYNEMANGDVKRSNSNSTIRKSSSHNSLPSPPPSVPLPPLPNGAPSSPTSTRPPSKDNFNISQVTEDQEARIRAIEKHLSAERQLTQTLEEALGDLEKQSKKVKADCDAWKKRAQELEAEVKELKEKSSDQSQDNRYSMQAVEEERKKRQAAEAARKQLEERMQAISKNKKKKGSLNCF; encoded by the exons ATGGCCACTTCTCCGCCAGActcgccatcgccagcgcATAAGCTTCAGCGTCCCCTGAGCGCGATTGCTACTCGTCCTCAACCAAGGAGCACCAGTCGGTTGAGTATGAACAGCAAGCAAGGCGGCGAGAGCAGAGCCTCTGATGAGGACAATCGGACGGCTGTCCGTGTCG CCGTCAGAGTGCGACCGGCGTTGAATCCAGAAGATCCAGGATATGACCTGATACCGCAGCGCTTCCAGCGCCCTATGGTGCACGTCACGTCCAATACGAGCCTGTCCATCGATTCCCCTCAAGGACGCAAGCTTTTCGTCTTCGATCGCGTCTTCGGCCCGGATGTTATGCAAGATGGCATCTGGGAGTACCTGACAGACAGCATCAACGCCTTTACTCAAGGATACAATGTCTCTCTCCTTGCCTACGGCCAGTCCGGTGCTGGCAAATCATATACCATGGGCACGGCAAGTGCGACAGAAAATCCAGACGATATGG GTGTTATCCCACGAGCAGCCGCTGCCCTGTTCGAAAAGCTGGAT CAAAACAACCTGGGCGACCGAAACTGGGCATTGACGGCCACCTATGTCGAAATCTACAACGAGACCCTCCGAGATCTTCTGGTTGCCGATACCACGCCGCTAAATGATCGAACCTCAGTTGCAATCCGAGAAGATGTCAAGGGCAATATCATTCTCACAGGCCTGCACCAGGTCGACATTACCTGCGTCGACGACCTTCTCAACGCCCTCGCCTTTGGCTCCTCCATTCGCCAGACCGATGCTACTGCCATCAACGCCAAATCCTCCCGTTCCCacgccgtcttctccctcaacCTGGTCCAGCGCAAGAACAAGTTTTCAAATTCCGACAAGCGCCACTCCATGCCCTTGGAAGCCATGAGTGGCCAGGACATATCCGTCACCACCGATAGCAAGCTGCACTTTGTCGATTTGGCCGGTAGTGAAAGACTGAAGAACACGGGTGCTCAGGGCGAGCGTGCAAAGGAAGGAATATCCATCAACGCCGGATTGGCTGCCCTGGGAAAA GACTCGCTCGGTGGCAACGCAATTACTTACATGATTGCTTGTGTTACGCCGCCGGAATTTCATCTTAGCGAGACGCTCAACACCGTTCAATATGCACAGCGCGCCCGTGCTATCCAGTCCAAGCCTCGAATCCAGCAGGTCGAAGAAGGGGATAAGAATGCCATCATTGAGCGGCTCAAGGCCGAGGTGGCCTTTTTGCGCGAACAAATTCGCAGTGCCAACGGGCAAGGCGACCTCCCCCCACGCAGCGCCAACAGATCTAGCGAAAGATCAGAGAGACAAAACGAACGGGAAGCAGAGCTTCAGAACCAGCTGCTTGATCTCCAGGAAAACTATGGCACCCTGAACAACCGCCATGCTCGCTTGATTGCGGAAATGGCCAAGGCCCGAGAAAGCGAGCACCAGCACCATCTCCAGTTGGACGAGCTCCAGGAAGAAAACGCTACCGATCGCTTGAACCGCTCAAACTCATTTGCTCAGTCGGTTGAACAGGTTGTTCTCGAATACGAGAAGACTATCCAGACGCTCGAACAGTCCTTGTCCAAGACACGAACCACTTTGTCGAACACGGAAACAAATCTTCTCGAGAAAGAAACCAAGTGTGCCTATGTCGAGACTATCAACTCCCAGTTGCAGTCTCGTATTCAGAAGCTCATGGACCGCGAAGCCAGCACCGAAAGCTACCTCCATGACTTGGAGGCTAAGCTAGATGGCCACAGCACCGGTGAGGAGAAGAACTCGGCCATTATTGTTGAGTTGCGTAAAGAGATTACCCGCATCCGTGAGAACGAGTCTGCTTCGGAAGATTACATTTCGACGCTCGAGGAGCGACTTGCCGAGGCGGATCAGGATGCTGAACTTATGCAACGAGAGATCGAGCGTCTTGAGCAGGTCATTGAAAGACAGCGGAGTCTAGGCAAGCTGGACGCTTTGCTTCACGAGCTCGACCATGTTGACGAGTCTAAATTGCGTGACTCAGACGATAGCACGAAGGCGGAGTCCGCAGACGGTCATGACCGCCAACTGGCCCAAGACAAAGATCAAGAGAATGAAATCGAAGAAGCAACATCAAAGCTCGCCCCTGTTGTGGAAAACGACGAGGACGCTGTTATTGCCG CTACAAACCAGGCCTTTGCACAGTCCAAATTCGTGGCAGACAAGCTGGAGTTGGTCACCCGAGAGCTCTTTGACCTTCGGACTGAGCACGAGACTACCGTTCATGACTATGGTAGACTGCATGCCAAGTACGAAGAGGCGATGCGAAAGATGTCAGAGCTCCAGGATACTATTGACGAAGCTCGCTACCCTGATCGACTCCGCCATTCCATCATTTCCGTCGACGCCGCCACCGAGACTCGCCCCGAGTCATTCCAGTCTGTTCAGACAAGCTACGCCAAGGATGATATCCGATCTTCGGCCCACCGATCGCTCTCCTCTGAGCTTTCGTCAGTCATGGACTCGCCCATTACGGCTGATACCACACACCTTGATCTGGAATCTGAAGACGACACGGCTACGGCTAAGCCCGCAGCGTCAGTTGAAGATCTGACCAGAGAGCTCGCACAACATGTCGAGCTGCATGAACAGCATGGACaggacgagctggaggagcagacCGAACATGTCGAGCAGCACGAACAGCTCGAGTCGAAAGAGCAGCCCGAGTATGTCGAGAAGACCGAGGACGTCGCCGAACATGAACACGTACAGCCAGTTGAGCTGAAGGAGCCAATTGAGCTGAAAGCGCAGGTCGAGCACAAGGAGTTGGCTGAGCCTGTGGAGCTCGTCGAGTCTAAGGAGGTGGTCGAACCCAAGGAGCACGTTGAGCATGTTGAGCAGGTTCAGGCTCAGGAGGCTCAGCAGTTTGAATTCTTTGTTCagcatgacgatgccgaaatCCAGGTGCCTGCCGAGCAATACGAGCAAGCCGACCGGACCGAACAAAATGAACAGCTTGCCATGGAGCTTGAGAGACTCAGAGTCTTGGCcgaggaaaaagaaaatgccgAAAGGGAATTGGCCGTGAAATACGCCCAGCTGGAACTCAAGCACAACGAGACTCTGGATATggtcgaggagctcaagacCGAAGTTACCAAAGCCCGAACTGTCGACAACGGCCCCCGCGTAATCCGCCGAAAGTCGAGCCAGAATCTTCTTGGCGTGGATCGTGCTCAGCGATCATTCGTCTACTTGAGAAATCTTGCAGCTGAAAACTTTGAAGGAAGGCCAGAGACAATGCAGTCATTTGAGCTGAACCTCAACTCAGCCATGCACGAGCTTCAATCTCGCAGTGAACGAATCCAAGAGTTGGAATCCGACGTTGCTgcggccaagaaggagatggagagcaaaATGGCCATCATCTCGGGCCTGGCGCGTGAGCGCTCTAGCTTGAAAGCCTCGCCTGTTGACATGTCGATGGTCGCTACCCTCCGAGGCCAACTTGAGCAGAGCGAGAGGCAACTCTATGATCTTCGTGAGGCCCATGCTGTGCGTGAGCGAGAGTTGACGAGCGAAGTCGAGGTCCTCCGCAAGTCTGTCGCATCTACTCCTACCCGAGAGTTCATGCCGagtgacgaggaagaggctgaCGTTCCATACAATGAAAGAGTGTCTACGCTGCAGGCagagctggctggctgggagAACAAGCATCACGCTGCTCTGGTATCTATGAGAAGCACCGAGAAGGAGATGCAAGCGACCATCCAACAGCTGGAGGCCCAGGTCGATGCTGCCAACGCCCAGCTGGCCGAATCTCAATCCCGAGCCGCCGCCGAAAAGGAtgccgatgctgaagaggccaagaaagAAGTTGTCAAGCAACAAGAGCTCATTGAGTTCCTACGCCAAGAAATCGACGAGTACAAGGCTGTtatcagcagcaacaacgccAAGGTGGCAGAGCTTGagtctctccatctctccgcTCGAGCGGCAATGGACGACATGTCCAAGATTCACAGCTCAGTTACAGCTGAGACAACCGCCCGCCACCAGGAACTTTCCGCCAAGCTTGAGGAGCTGATTGCTAGCCACGAAGATGCCACAAAGGCGCACCAGGAAGAGATGGACGCGCTCAAGCAGAGCCACGCCCGAGAACTTGCTGAACTGAAGGACCACGAACAGACTAGCTATGAGAAGCAGGTAGAGGTGCTTATGACTGAACACTCAGAAGCCATTTTCAGGCTGGAAACAGACCTTGCTCAGTCAAGGGACGAACTGACAAGAGTTGCGACTCAAATCGCCGCTGTCTTTGGTGCAGAGATGCCACTGGAGAAGTTGGGCGAGCGTATTGAGGCTCTCGTTGCCAACCAAAATGCCGTCGAAGCAgagcgcaagaagatgggagagCTTACATCTCATGTCACGGAACTATCAAACATCAATGAATCTCTCGTCCGGGATCTTGAGGGAGTGAAGACGGCGATTGCAGGCCTGCTTCCTGGCGGCACagaggccaaggctggtCCTCTGGTAGATCAGCTTGCCGCagtcaaggccaaggtggAAGACCTCGATGGccgcaacaagaagaactCTCGTCTCATCGAAGAGCTCGAAGAACAGCTGCAACACAACTTTGATGAGGTGCAGGTGACCAATAACCGCCTGAGCTCGCTGCAGTCTGAGCGTAACGCCCAGCTTGACGAGGCGTTGTCCTCTCGAATCAAGCTACAAACCGAGCTTGAAACAGTCCGCGAGGAATATGCTGCCCTCCAA ATCAAGTACAACGAAATGGCCAATGGAGATGTCAAGCgatccaactccaactcgaCAATCCGCAAGAGCTCCTCACACAACTCTCTACCATCGCCACCTCCTTCCGTCCCTCTGCCACCTCTGCCCAACGGTGCGCCCAGCTCTCCTACTTCGACACGCCCCCCAAGCAAGGACAACTTCAACATTTCTCAAGTCACCGAGGATCAAGAAGCCCGCATTCGTGCTATTGAGAAGCACCTCAGCGCCGAGCGCCAACTTACTCAGACTCTAGAAGAGGCTCTAGGCGACCTGGAGAAGCAATCTAAGAAGGTCAAGGCAGACTGCGATGCTTGGAAGAAGCGTGCtcaggagctcgaggccgaggtaaaggagctgaaggagaagTCGTCCGACCAGTCACAGGACAACCGATACAGCATGCAAGCGGTAGAGGAGGAgcgaaagaagagacaggCGGCAGAGGCAGCCCgaaagcagctggaggagagaatgCAGGCCATcagcaagaacaagaagaagaagggcagcCTGAACTGCTTCTAA